The sequence below is a genomic window from Bos javanicus breed banteng chromosome 21, ARS-OSU_banteng_1.0, whole genome shotgun sequence.
TCAGTTAGGCCCCACCAGAGGCCTCAGCCCTACAGCTGCTGGCCTAGGTGCTTCAGCCAAGGGACACCCTGAGCAACTGGACCCCGGGCCATCGCTCTCCACCCAGCTGCAGCCAAGGCCTATGGCGGAGGAAGTAAGTGCTCAGCTGCTTCCACTCTGGGGCTTCATCTGTCCCACCCCTGGGGCTTGTTGCCAGCTACTGTCCCTTCCACACCTCCTAAACCCCTCGGGAGATTGCCTTTGGGCAGCTAGAGCAGGCAGGACATCATGTGGGCACATAACTCTCCCCATCCCTCACCCCCGCCCCATCCTGGATGCAGCCCCGCAGTCCTAGGAAGAATATCACACACTGGAGACCAGGTCTGGTTTGCATAGTCTGCACGTTTAATCACTTTAAAACCTCTAACATTATCTCGTGTCCATTAAATAGAACCAACAATGCTGGGCCTGtttaaattacaagaaaaaaaaaatcactgtgcaCCAACCCAGTATCTTACAAAACCAGCTGGGCTGGCCACGGGAGGGTGGGGGTAGGTGTGGGAAGAGGAGGGGGCACCTCTGGGCAGGTGGCTGGGtgccaggaggggctgggggagagaaaggaaagggagcTCCCAAATGGGAGGGGACTGATTGTCCTAATGGGAGGGGTGCAAAAGGCACGTCAGAAGAGGGAGACATGGGGGGCAGGACAGGTCAGTGCTTTCTCCACCAGGGCACAGTGTTGGAGGGGGCTCGGTGCCACTGCCTGCCCACCCCTGGCACTTGGAGAACTAGTGACCCATGAGCCCTTGGCACGACGAGCCCCATCTCAAATGGACGACAGCCTGCCCCTTCTACCGTGATCCTCCTTCCCTAGGGCCCACTTGGCCTGGCATGCCTTGTCAGTATCCTGGGCTCAGCTGCAGCCCACCCCCCACACCTCAGGCCCAGGGCAGCCGAGGGCAACAGCAGGGTGGACAGTGGGTGTGGGAGGGTGGATGGTCCAGCTGCTGCTACCAccgttaaaaatacaaaaaaaaaaacaaaacaaaacagcatctAAAGTGAAATAATCACAAAGTGAAAATATATCCTCAAACAGCCCCTGAGATCCCCACAGGGGAAAGCAGCATCGGGTGGGAGGCGGGAGAGGCCGGCTGGGCCACcgtccctccccaccacccacccaggGGCTCCAGGGCTGTGAGTGCCAACAGCCCAGAAAGCCCCGGGCTCAGAAAACAGGGACTCGGgccctggggggaggggagagtgtAGAGAGGGGAGGGTGGTCAGCACACCAGCCTGGGGCCGGGCCAGCCTTGCTAGGCAGGCAGCCCGCCCGCTGTAGTGGAGGTGGGCCAAGGGCCGAATGCACATGGGCACACATGTGCATGCCCCGGAAGTGCCTGCCCTGCCTTGGTCCCTTCCTTCGCTCACTGCTTTTGCCTGAGGCTCACCAGATATGCAGAACAGGGTCTGGACGCAGAAGCCCTTAGAGAGGTGGCCGCCTCCTTCCGATACCCCCTAGGCCAGTCTCCTGCTGCCTGGATGGGGCCCATTATTGCTTTAGAGGGACGCGGAGAGGCAGGAGCCGCAGCTCCGGTCAGGAATCCCGGGAGGGCCGCCCCTCTTCACCGGGTGCTCTGGCTGGGGCCTGGACCTTGGAAAGCTGCCCAAAGgtttcattcctttctccacatGGAGGGCTGCTGCGGGTGGGGACAGGctctccccccatccccccacccccagctggccCACCTCAGGCCGCCAGGGGGCCCAAGGGTAGGGTGGGAAGCCGTTTCTGCCCCTCTTGCCTCCCGGTTGGGCTCCAAACCCAGTCCCAAGATAAAAAAATACTTTGGTGAATTAAAAAGTGCCCAAGGAGGGGATGGGCTCGAAGGGGCGGGCAGTAGGCGCTCGTCAAAGGGCGCTCTGGTCTTTGATAAAGGCGGTCCTCTCGCCCCGGCCCTCGTCCTCCTCTGAGTCGGACGGGCACTCCTCTTGCCAGGCTTCAGGGGGTAGTCCCTTGTAGGAGATGAGGCCGCGGTCCATGGTGTACACTTTCACCCCTCGGAAGCTGAAGCCCGAGCGCAGCTGCAGGACCAGGAAGACGGTAACGAAGACCAGCACGATGAAGGCGCAGCTGAGGCCGGCCACCACCTCGGGCAGGTGCGAGGGCAGCAGGTCCGCCCGCAGCCGCGGCTCCGTCGCTACCTCCGCGGGCGGTGGCCGAGGGGGCGGCGGTGGCTGCTGCTGGTGCGACTCGCGGCTGCTCTGGCTCTGGCGCGAGCACGTCTGCTCCACCGGGTCCAGGGAGGCGTGGCTGGGGCAGCTGAGGCAGTCTGTGGGGGCGGGGCCCTGGCACGTGGCGCACGAGGTGTGGCAGGGCGTGCAGACGCTGGCCCGGATGATCTCCACGTCGTTCTCTGTGCTGTAGTGTGTGTCCAGGACTTGGGGAGCGAAGCCTGGGGGACAGTGCTGGACGCAGTTCTTCTGGTGCAAGGAGAAGCCTTCCTCGCACACTGCCAGgccggggagggagggaaggtgggCGTCAGCCAGGCCGCCAAGGCTGCTAGGCCCTGCAGCCCTGGACACAGTCACTGCTGTCCCCAGGAGCTCCCAGACCCAGAACCCAACCCAGGGCCCCAGGATGTCCCTTCACACCCCCTTTCCTCCTTTAGGACAGGCACCCTCTATCCCCCCAAGTCTCAGGTCCCCAACACCCTACAGCGCCCACGACTCACCCACACAGGCCTGACTGGAAGTGAGGGTCTTACAGCCGATGCTCTCAGGGGGTGTGGGCAAACCCTCAGGGGCCGTGCCATAAAGCACGAGGGTGAACTTGGTCAGTGTCCCTATTGAGGGGCGTGGCAGAAGTCAGGAGGTACCAGGAGCATGcctgcccaccacccccagaCCCCGCCAGTTCTTCTCCTGGAACCCCAGCCCTCAAGCATCCCCCAATACCATAGTTGTTGGCTTCACTGGTGTTTTCAATCTCTAAGACCCACTCGCCAGAGGGATCCTCGTCCCAGGAATGGGTCGTCATGAAGGCCCAGTCGTTAAACCCATCTGCAGAGTAGTCATGTGGCCTGGGGAGGAATGTGCACATGGCTGCCTGAAGCATCTGggggaccccagccagggggtgCCAAGCCCACAGCACACGGACCACACACACTCCCCTGGTGCCACACCAACCCTGCTGCGCTAGAAATGCCTGCTGGTTGTTTCCCAGGAGGCCAAATGTTCTCAGCTGGAACATTCTGGAAACATGCAAGGGAAAACTACATGCAGACTACACATGGGGAGGCACACAGATGTGGCATGTCATGGGTAGACTCAGGGATTCCTGCAATATGGGACAATCCCATAGGACATAAACCATCCCTCCCAGAAACGTCAGCGTTTACCCCATGGAGAAGTATTTGTGGACCATCGGGGCTGTGTGAGTCCATGAGTGAGTGCACGTGGACCCAAGGGACAGGACAGGCTGGGCGGGAGAGAGGGCAAGTACCTGGCAGCCAGCAGGGTGGAGCGGGTGCCCATGGGGCTGACCAGGTGGATGGCAAGGTCACCGCGGCGGTTGTAGGACAGGGTGAGCCGTGCCTGAGCATGCTCCAGCCGCGTGATGTGGCTGGGCTCCCCCAGGCAGGCGGTCACGGTCTTCCGCACCTCCAGCCGCTTCCCGATGTCCCTGCAAGGAGCACGTGATGGGCTGTGAGAGGGGGGCCAGCAGGCACCACGGCGACCCTTGGGTccaccctgcccctcctcccagccgGGATCCAGCCCTCACTTGGGCTCAGTGAGGATGTCGATGGTGCATTTCCGCTGAGGGGCCACCGTCGTCCAGTTCTGGGCCAGAGCCACCATGGCGCCGGCGTCCAACAGCCCGTAGCCGTACGAATGGCTCACTGTGGGGCACGAGGGACGGGGTCAGCTGGGGGGCACAGAGCAGCCCCCCAGGACCCTCAATCCAGCCCAGGGAGCACGGTGCCCTCACCTTTGCGGCCCACACCATTGGTGGCCCAGTCGTTGGCGTTGAGGTGGGCTGGCTTTGAGGTCCGGACTACCAAGTGCTGCATGTCCCGCCAAGTGAGGTTCTTACTGCAAAGGAGGGACCGAAAGGCTCAGTCTCTTCAGAGACTCCGGCTGGAGTCCGAGGGCTGCCCTGCAGGGGGCGCTAGTGGGGACAGGCTCGCCCCTCGGTCCCCACCACTCACTTGGCCTCCAGGGTGAGAGCGATGATGCCTGCTGCCAGTGGGGCAGACGCAGAGGTGCCCGTGTGAGACTCTGTACACTTCTGCCGCAGGTCAGTGGTCACCTACAGGAGGATGATGACGTTGGGCATGTGACGTGGGGAGGACACCAGAGGGGTCACCTGGCTGCCCTCCCTCTGGCCACAGGCCCTGGGGAGCCAGGGCCAAGATGCCTCGTTCCCATTTGCTGCCTTGCTAACTCACTGCCAACAGGACAATGCCTGtttctttctgggcctcagtttcccaaagAATAAGAGGGCTGAACTAAAGGTTGGAGATCACTGAGAgcaatgcagggcttccctggtggctcagtggtatacagaatccgcctgcaaatgcaggagacatgggttcaatctctgggtcgagaagatcccacatgctgtggagcaaccaagcctgtgcaccacaagtactgagcccacatgccaaaactactgaagcccaagcaccctaaagcccatgcaccacaagagaagccaccaaaatgagaagccctcccattgcaactagaaagtagtccccgcttgtcacaactagagaaaagccggagcagcaacaaagacctaggacagccaaaaatacatacataaatgaaattataggtcactcagttgtgtccaattctttgcaaccctatggactgtagcctgccaggctcctctgtccatggcattctccaggccagaatgctggatggagtgtgttgccattcccttctccaggggatcttctccacccagggatcaaactcatgtctcctgcattgcaggcagattctttactgtctgagccaccagggaagcccaaatagattgttaaaacaaataaaaaagagagcGATGCATGTTTTTAGGGAGAGTCTTATCAAGGGCTTCACCAGTGGCTCCgtgaccctcaagagtcttaGAGAGGTCCCCTAGCTCCCATCCCATGATGCCTTCGCCACCACCGCCCAGCCACGTGTGGGTAGAAGGCAGATACGGTCAGAAAGGCGGCTCCGGGCAGAGCCAGAAAGCGAGCAGCCCCatttccccagccccctcccgGGAAGAGACTCACGATCTGCTTCTCATTCTGGTTGCCACTACTGTAGGTGGTGGCCAGCGTGGACGAGCAGGCCTCACTGTACCAGGGCACGTTGCCGAACTGTGTGGCGCTGCTGATGGACAGCGTGTAGATGCTGTTGGTGTAGCCGTCGCAATTGCAGCTGTCATGTTCCCGGCCCCCGTTCCCCGAGGCCCAGACAAAGATGGAGCCCAGACCCCCGCGGCCCTGTGGACAGAGCAGGTTGGGGTCACACAAGAACAGGACTTAGGGGAGGGAGGGCCTGGTGGGAAGATGCTGCTTGAGACTAGGAAGGCTGAAGCATCCTTCTCCAGCGACGCTCTATCCAGCCCCTTCCCCCAAGGAGACCCCTGGTAGATCTCTCTCATCTCTTTTTACACAGAGACCCAGTCCACTACCAAAATCTTCAGAGTAGTGATTCTGGAGAGTGATGCTgcatgctatgcttagtcactctgttgtgtgtgactccatgcactgtctcctctgtccatgaggattctccaggcaagaatactggagtgggagttaTGGGCAATTAGCATTTacttttctcttcctgtccttcacGTTTTAATAAACGTGCTTTGTATAAATTAAACACAAGAGTAAATAAATagcaacagaaaaacacaaaggcGAAGCATGGCAAAGACAGTGCCTACTTTGCCCCCTGAGGCCGGGCCTGGTTTCCATGGCTGGGACAGGACCCCCACCTCACCTGGCTGACCCCCCGGAAGAAGGCCTCCTCAGCCAGGTGGGCTGGCCCATCCACGGTCTTGCCGTCGTCCTCGGGGCCCCAGCTGGCACTGTAGATGTGGATGTGGTTGGGGTTCAGGCCCAGCGAGCGTGCCTCCACGGCATCTGTCACTTCGCCATCCAGCATGCGCACCCCTGGCCACagaggggggcagggagagagaggctgCGTGGGTCCAGCTGTCAGGGGCACCCCCAGGAGCACATCCAGCCCTGCACCcggaaggggagggcagaggctggTGCTAAGAAACCCTGAGCCCCTGGCTTCTTGGGTGGCCTCTGCCTTTTGAAGACAAGACCCAGGGGAAAGGGGAGATCTCTCCAGCCCTCAACCACACATTTTGGACTAGGACAAATCTCTGGGGTCTCAAAGGAGCACGGAGCTCAAGGCCCTTCAGAGTGGAAGATGAGGTTTTGGGGCAACTCCTGCTAAGAAACGGTCcccccgggacttccctggtggtccactggttcaGAactcgccttgcaatgcaggggacatgagtttgatccctggtcggggaactaagatcccacatgccacagcccaACTAAGCCAGCGCTCCACACCTACTGGGGCAgtccaccacaactagagtctgtGTGCAGCAGTGAAACATCCGGTGTGCCACAATTAAGAtttgatgcagtcaaataaatattaaaaacaaataaacactcCTCCCGCCCTGCAGCACAGGGCCACCAGCAGAAGACGATGCCTTCAGCTCTTTGAACTGCAACTCTTCGTGGCCCTGTggccctcccaggctcctctgtccatgggattctccaggcgagaatactagagtggcttgccatgccctcctctgtggGGGGTTGCGGGGAGAGtggccttccccacccagggatcgaacctgagtctcccacatcttctgcattggcaggcagattctttacccgctgagccacctgggaagcccctctgagtTGCTAAGAACCCTCTATAGAAGAGCCATGTGGTCAGAAGGATGTACGGCAGGAAAGTGAGGACACTGGTTGGATGGGAAGTGAATACAGAAGAATCCACCAGAAAGGGTGGTCCTGAAGACAGGGTGGCTAAGGCCCACACCCACCTCCAATTCGGGCATTGTAGGCCACGCCTACGCCACAGACACCATTGTTGGCCACCGCAGCCACCTCTCCTGCACACCGTGTGCCATGCCTGCCGGGGTCAAGAGCACAGCATTAGCAGCGGACCGAGCATGGCAGGGGCAGCCTGAAGAGCGGGAGGGGCCACACGCCCCTCCACCTTAGCCTGCTGTCCCACGTCTATGCACagacaaccccccacccccacacacatacatagacacTCTCCACTCTGACCAGACCCTCCCGCAGCGCCCCAGCTAGACCAGGACTGCAGAAAAGACTTCAGCCTCTCGGACGGGGCTCGTCTGCTTCCTTGATGGAAATGAGAAGGGAGACAGAGGCCAGGGACCGGTTCTTACCTGTTGTCATTCATCTGTGTGTACCGGGGCTGGGGGTCAGGGTCCTGATCATTGACATCGAAGCTGGCCCCAGGATCCTGGAAGGGAGGTGGCCATCATAGGGTCAGCCTGGACACTCCAGCAGAGCAGGACCGTCCCTGGActcccctccccgcctcctcACATAATTGCCTGCCAAGTCTGGGTGGTTCTTCTCGATGCCGTCGTCCAGGATAGAGACCACAATGCCACGCCCCGTGTAGCCCTGGGCCCAGGCCTCCTTCACATTCAGGTCCCGCTGGGTGACGCCAGACTGCAGAGACACCCACCCCCATTACCCAGCACTTAGGAGACGAGGTTGGTTGCTAGGTAAGGTCCCTTTGCCGTTCCACaagccccttctccacctgcccctgcTCCTGAGATGCTACCACTGGGCTCCCTGGAATTATCAAGAACTCTGGGAGGGCACTCCCCAAGGCTTAGCAGGATGGgcaagaaaaagaggaagcagaCAGAGGAAGACTGACAGGAGGCCTCAGAGTCAGCCTTGCCTGCTCATGGAACCCTGAGTGGACAGATGGACGGGTGGAGGCAGCCGGGGAGGCCACGTACCAGGTACCACTGCTGGGGAAACTTGGGGTCCGTGGGCTCCTGGTATATGTCCCGTTTGGCCCGTCGCTTTGCCACCTGCTGCTCCAGCCACTTAACCTGTGAGGCAGTGAGGGGAAGACGGTGTGGGAGGAGGACGAGGGAAGGGGAAGGCTGGCAgcgggaggggctggggctgcacTCACTTGAGGTTCCCGCTGCAGCCGGTTGTGCCGCAGGCGGTGAGGAGACAGGGACCGCTTTGTCACCGCTCGATGCCAGAAGTGGTAATAGTCACCGAAGATCTGTAACAAAGCAGGGAGACTGAGCTGGGCTTTCCATCTGTCAGTTCCCGGGGAggcgcggggtgggggtggacaACCAGTTGCAAGGGGAGGCTCAGGATGGCAGGCTGGGTGGTGGGCATCCGGTCCCTGCCCAGGACCCAGTAAGAAGGTGCAGGGGGCTGAGGGGGcctcacccacccccacctcccgggACGCACCAGTCCACTGAGCAACCTAAGCTAGAAGCCCAAGGGAAGGACGAGCCTCGGCTCTCTTCCACGCCAGGTGCAAGAACACCTGCCCCCGCAGGCCCCACCCCCAGGTGACGTCCTGTGCCGAGGCCAGCCAGAGGGAGCAACACCTACCTGGCCCAGGTTGAGGAAGCCATGCTTGCGTGCCACACGGTCAGCGACGGCTGGGCCTCCAGGAATGTGCACGGCCCAGGTGTTGGTGAAGACCTTCTCTCCGCGGGCATCGGCCACCAGCAGGACCAAGGCTCCCGCTGCTGCTACCACCCAGAACAACCAGGGCCTCAGCTCCATGGGGGGGGACAGGTGGCCGGGACCCCGGAGCCCCCGTCTCCTTGGCCTGGTCACAGGGCCTGGGCTCCGGCGTACCTGCTCACTGCCTGTGGCCCGGGGCTGACTGGTGGGGGCATGGGGCCGGGACGGGCAGGGCTGTGCAGGAAGGAGGCAGGCTGCCGGCTCTGAGGGGAACAAGGGAGGGAAAGGCGGAGAGTCAGTCCCTCCCTGGGCATGCACTATAGCTGCCTTCCCACCCCTCAGCTCACTCCAGGCCTGAAAGGGCCTCTGGGGGGTGAGGAGTGAAAACCTGGCCCCCCAAGGTCAGCCAGATAGATGGAGCGACGGACCCCTTCCACACGCAGGAATACGGAAGTGGGAAGAAGAGGATCGAGGCTCGAGTCGCTCCAAACCAGAAGCAACAACTGAATAAATGCTTCCCAGAATCTAAGTCCAAAAGGTGGGGTATAAAGCAGCAGGTACCCACaatcctgtttttgttttgaaagaaactatttatacacatacacgtatatttatataaaaccaCAGGACATAATCTGGAAGGACACATGCTGACAATGGTTTTCTCAAGACAGTGATAATTACAAGTAACGGTTATTTTCTTCTTCGTGTCACtgtatattttccaaatgactcaGGTATATTTTGTAAAAGGataaaatgttgacttttaaagttttttaattgGCGGCATCTACACAGCTCACTAGGGCTTCCTGGTTCAGACCCAGCCGTGGGGAGTTACCTGCAAAGACTCATAGCCTCTGGCAAGAAAGAGGGGGGCCGCCTAAGATGGGGTGTGGGCTCCGGGGGCTGAGCAAGGGAAAGGGGATCACAGTGGCTTCACCCTCCCTCTATGGCCCAGGCCATCAGCAAAGTCAGGGGGCCCAGGCTCTCTTTTTACACAGTTTCCTCGGAGACGACAGGGCCACCCAGCCCTGGCCTGGAGGCCTCCAGCAGCCCCCTTTGGTGGCTCCACGCCCACCAGCCTTGCATCATCCGAGCCCAGGCAGCCAGGGCAAACACTGGCTGCTGAGCCAGGAGTGCTAAGGTGAGGCTGAATCAATAGTCTGCGTGTTGTTTTTCCTCCTTCGGCAAACAGAGAGCGGGACCTCTCTGCCTGGGGCCACATAACTGTCCCCACACAGGGCCCCTGGCTAGCCAGAAGCCTAcccctggggtggggagaagctGGGGAAGGTCCTGGAGGTGTCCCGCCTCAATGCCAAGCTTGTCGAGACTGCCCACACAGCCCCGGATGCCCCCACCCCTCCTGGGGCCCGGCCCCACAGGACGTCACTCTGTTGGACAGCAGAGTGAAGCTCCCAGCCCATCCAGGGCCTAGGGAGGCGGACCAGAAGGCTCACCACTGGGAAAACTCACTTTGCCCGGGGCTGCCCTCAGCACCCCCAGCCTTCCTGCATGCTCCTCCTGCACTCCCACCCTGCAGGCTGGAGAGCTTCAACTCATAATTCCTGGAGTATTTTCAGTTTACACCAAAATAACCTGACAGCTGATGGCAGGAGGCATCCACAAGGCAGCTCCTCCTCACCCTCGATGGGCAGAGTCCATAGGGTTCCCGACGGGCCGGGAAGCCACTGCCCCATGATGCCTTGGGCGACCAAGTTCCAGAGAGCTGTCTGAGCAAAGGCTGGGCAGCCCTTGGGGAGGGTGAGGGTTGAGGGTGGCGGGCGCTGAAGGGGCCCCGTGCCCTCACTTAACAGAGGATGTAGAGCCCTAGGGGCAGGGCCTTACAGAAACAAGTTCTCGTCTCCCTTTTCTGACACAAGAGCTGCCTCTTGGGTTCAGATGTCAAGCAAGGCCACCTCCTGACCACAGTGCTATGAGCCATACTGGAATCCCCCCATACACACATCAAGACTAGGTTCATCTGGGTCTAGCCCAAGTTCTGGCATATTGTGGGCGAACCGCAGCTGCTTGGTGATAAAGGTGATTATTTAATTACCTTGCAGGACCCAAAAAGGAAGCGGGCTTCAGGCACAACCAAACAATCCTCCAAGAAAGGACTGGCCTCCGTCTGCTCAGCATCCCCAGACACGCTGAGCCGTGGATATGGCTTCCACAGAGCCTGAAGCCCCAGACAGCCCTGCCTCAGCATCCTGGAAGCAGGGAGGATGGCCCCCACCTCAAAGAACAGGCGCTGAGAACAATAAATGAATGGgcttcttctccccacccccatcctagaCTCTGACTCACCCTCTGAGTCCCTGTTCAGCTCAAACTGGTAGGCTTGCCGTATTTCCAGCCTCCTGTGAAGCCCTCTATGGGGCTCCACTCCAGGCTTGGCCACAGAGAGACCTGTGGGTGCTTTTCCTGGCTGTGTTCTCTTCTCCCGCCCCAGGAACCTCCCGACGCAGCCAGCATCTCCAAGGCATCCGAACTGAACCTCACCCAGGTCCAGCTGCTGTTTCCCAGGCATCAGGGGGTCTGGAGTGGTCAGGGCTGCCTGGGAAAACTGGTTCCTTCCTTCCAGCAGAGACACCAAACCAGCTCCTGTGGCAGGAGCTGATGGCTCCGCTGAAATTCTGAATCCCAGCCTTTGCTCAGCTACTCatttgctgtgtgatcttaggtcacttcctctctctgtctgggcctcagttttcctaggTGGTAAAAACTGCTAGACCAga
It includes:
- the FURIN gene encoding furin — protein: MELRPWLFWVVAAAGALVLLVADARGEKVFTNTWAVHIPGGPAVADRVARKHGFLNLGQIFGDYYHFWHRAVTKRSLSPHRLRHNRLQREPQVKWLEQQVAKRRAKRDIYQEPTDPKFPQQWYLSGVTQRDLNVKEAWAQGYTGRGIVVSILDDGIEKNHPDLAGNYDPGASFDVNDQDPDPQPRYTQMNDNRHGTRCAGEVAAVANNGVCGVGVAYNARIGGVRMLDGEVTDAVEARSLGLNPNHIHIYSASWGPEDDGKTVDGPAHLAEEAFFRGVSQGRGGLGSIFVWASGNGGREHDSCNCDGYTNSIYTLSISSATQFGNVPWYSEACSSTLATTYSSGNQNEKQIVTTDLRQKCTESHTGTSASAPLAAGIIALTLEANKNLTWRDMQHLVVRTSKPAHLNANDWATNGVGRKVSHSYGYGLLDAGAMVALAQNWTTVAPQRKCTIDILTEPKDIGKRLEVRKTVTACLGEPSHITRLEHAQARLTLSYNRRGDLAIHLVSPMGTRSTLLAARPHDYSADGFNDWAFMTTHSWDEDPSGEWVLEIENTSEANNYGTLTKFTLVLYGTAPEGLPTPPESIGCKTLTSSQACVVCEEGFSLHQKNCVQHCPPGFAPQVLDTHYSTENDVEIIRASVCTPCHTSCATCQGPAPTDCLSCPSHASLDPVEQTCSRQSQSSRESHQQQPPPPPRPPPAEVATEPRLRADLLPSHLPEVVAGLSCAFIVLVFVTVFLVLQLRSGFSFRGVKVYTMDRGLISYKGLPPEAWQEECPSDSEEDEGRGERTAFIKDQSAL